The following proteins are encoded in a genomic region of Dyadobacter sp. UC 10:
- a CDS encoding Gfo/Idh/MocA family protein — protein sequence MSSFENKNPIRVLVVGCGNMGASHAFAYQLLDGFEICGIVSTGKSKEVLNEKLGGGYSLFSDYEAALAETKPDAVCISTYPDTHEDFAIKALHAGAHVFIEKPLADSVDGAKRVVEAAKAAGKKVVVGYILRVHPSWERFVTEAQNLGKPLVMRMNLNQQSHGYMWGVHRNLMKSLSPIVDCGVHYIDVMCQMTRSTPLRVNAIGARMTEDIPAGNYNYGQLQIWFEDGSVGWYEAGWGPMISETAFFVKDVIGPKGSASIVAKDAGGSGKSSSVEAHTKTESIRIHHAELNDKDEFAKEDTWINLEDEPDHQELCNREQRYFLKAITEDLDLTDHLEDAVRSLQIAFACDESVRTGRTVDLV from the coding sequence ATGTCATCTTTTGAAAACAAGAACCCAATCCGCGTACTCGTTGTCGGTTGCGGAAATATGGGCGCCTCGCATGCATTTGCTTATCAGCTGCTGGACGGATTCGAGATCTGCGGTATAGTTTCGACCGGAAAAAGCAAAGAAGTATTGAATGAAAAGCTGGGCGGCGGTTACAGCCTTTTCAGCGATTACGAAGCGGCACTTGCGGAAACAAAACCCGATGCCGTTTGTATCTCGACCTACCCGGATACCCACGAGGATTTTGCGATCAAAGCACTCCATGCCGGAGCGCACGTATTTATCGAAAAACCACTTGCAGATAGCGTTGACGGTGCAAAGCGGGTTGTGGAAGCAGCCAAAGCTGCCGGTAAAAAAGTAGTAGTAGGTTACATTCTCCGCGTACACCCGTCATGGGAACGGTTTGTGACCGAGGCTCAGAACCTGGGCAAGCCACTGGTGATGCGCATGAACCTGAACCAGCAAAGCCACGGCTATATGTGGGGCGTACACCGCAACCTGATGAAAAGCCTGAGCCCGATCGTGGATTGCGGCGTACATTATATTGATGTAATGTGCCAGATGACACGCTCCACCCCGCTACGCGTGAATGCGATTGGCGCGAGAATGACGGAAGATATTCCGGCTGGAAACTACAATTACGGTCAGCTTCAGATCTGGTTTGAAGATGGTTCCGTGGGCTGGTATGAAGCTGGCTGGGGACCGATGATCAGCGAAACTGCATTTTTCGTAAAAGATGTGATTGGCCCAAAGGGTTCGGCTTCTATTGTGGCCAAGGATGCAGGAGGAAGCGGAAAGTCGTCTTCTGTGGAGGCGCATACCAAAACAGAATCGATCCGCATTCACCATGCAGAGCTGAACGATAAGGATGAATTCGCAAAAGAAGATACCTGGATTAACCTGGAAGACGAGCCTGATCACCAGGAGCTCTGCAACCGCGAGCAACGCTATTTCCTGAAAGCTATTACGGAAGATTTGGATCTGACTGATCATCTGGAAGACGCTGTAAGAAGCTTGCAAATCGCATTTGCATGCGATGAATCGGTACGGACAGGACGCACGGTAGACCTGGTATAA
- a CDS encoding aminopeptidase P family protein: protein MFSKETYIQRRTQLKTKVGGGLVLFLGNEDSGMNYRDNVYPFRQDSSFLYYFGLDIPSIHAVIDIDNDQEIVFGNELTIDDIVWTGPKEPLVDKAAKVGVSQVMPLAAIDGFLKNVLGRKQQVHFLPPYRAEHTLKLQEWLQVSPAEASQKASVTLIKAIVSMRNYKTAEEIAEMEKAVNTSVDMHLDFMRNTRPGMTEKEVAGKLQSIAIGAGGDISYPIILTVNGEILHTHTRDLVMREGQMGLCDAGAETAMRYCGDLTRTIPMGKQFSPLQKDMYQIVLNAQNAAIEACKPGILFKDVHKLAATKLLEGLKSLGVVKGDPEEAVANDVHTLFFQCGLGHMIGLDVHDMENLGEQYVGYTEDLVKGTTFGWKSLRLGRALEPGFVVTVEPGLYLIPTLIDRWKAENKLADFVDYSKLEMLRDFTGIRIEDNVLITERGNRILGKHLPKEVTEVEALR, encoded by the coding sequence ATGTTCTCCAAAGAAACCTACATTCAAAGACGCACACAACTGAAAACGAAAGTCGGAGGCGGGTTGGTCCTGTTCCTCGGCAATGAAGATTCGGGCATGAACTACCGGGATAATGTATACCCATTTCGGCAGGACAGCTCTTTTCTTTACTATTTCGGCCTGGATATTCCTTCCATTCACGCGGTGATTGACATTGATAATGACCAGGAAATCGTATTCGGCAATGAGCTGACCATCGATGATATTGTGTGGACCGGCCCGAAAGAGCCGCTGGTTGACAAAGCTGCGAAAGTGGGCGTGTCTCAGGTAATGCCGCTCGCTGCTATCGATGGTTTTTTAAAAAATGTTTTGGGCAGAAAACAGCAGGTACATTTCCTGCCTCCCTACCGGGCTGAACATACTTTAAAATTGCAGGAATGGTTGCAGGTATCGCCAGCTGAGGCTTCGCAAAAAGCTTCTGTGACGCTGATTAAAGCGATTGTTTCCATGCGCAATTATAAAACTGCGGAGGAAATCGCTGAAATGGAAAAAGCGGTGAATACCTCGGTGGATATGCACCTCGATTTTATGCGCAATACGCGTCCTGGTATGACGGAAAAAGAAGTGGCCGGAAAACTGCAAAGTATTGCGATAGGTGCCGGTGGCGACATTTCTTATCCAATTATCCTGACGGTAAATGGAGAAATCCTGCACACCCACACCCGCGACCTGGTGATGCGCGAAGGACAGATGGGCTTATGCGACGCGGGTGCCGAAACTGCCATGCGCTACTGCGGAGATCTGACACGGACTATCCCGATGGGAAAACAGTTTTCGCCGCTGCAAAAGGATATGTACCAGATCGTGCTGAATGCACAAAATGCGGCTATCGAAGCTTGCAAGCCTGGCATTTTGTTTAAAGATGTGCACAAACTCGCCGCGACTAAATTGCTGGAAGGGCTCAAATCATTGGGCGTTGTCAAGGGCGATCCCGAAGAAGCGGTTGCAAATGATGTGCACACCCTATTCTTCCAATGTGGCCTCGGCCACATGATCGGGCTGGACGTACACGATATGGAAAATCTTGGCGAGCAATATGTCGGTTATACCGAAGACCTGGTGAAAGGAACCACATTCGGCTGGAAATCCCTCCGCCTCGGCCGCGCGCTGGAACCTGGATTTGTAGTAACCGTTGAACCCGGCCTGTACCTGATCCCTACACTGATAGACCGCTGGAAAGCAGAGAATAAACTGGCTGATTTTGTAGACTACAGTAAGCTGGAAATGCTGCGCGATTTTACAGGAATTCGTATTGAGGATAATGTTTTGATAACAGAACGGGGTAATAGGATTTTAGGGAAGCATTTGCCGAAGGAAGTGACGGAAGTGGAGGCGCTGCGGTGA
- a CDS encoding dihydrodipicolinate synthase family protein has protein sequence MNKESWYGIFPALVTPFKADDTIDFDLFGKNLEVQIEAGITGAIVSGSLGEASTLTRAEKMELVKYAKKVAPEGMPIVLCIAEQSTAEAVSFAKEAESAGADGLMVLPPMRYKADDDETVAYFTTIAQSTSLPMMVYNNPVDYKIEVTLEMFEELAKVPNIVAIKESTRDVSNVTRLFNRFGDRFRIFCGVDTLIMEEVMLGADGVVGGLVDAFPKETVAIFNLVKAGNYKEALAIYRWYLPLLELDIHPKLVQNIKLAAERAGIGSEYVRAPRLVLKGAERERVLAIIDKAIETQPVLPDYLNLTADVSVA, from the coding sequence ATGAACAAAGAATCCTGGTATGGCATTTTCCCTGCGCTGGTAACTCCTTTCAAAGCAGATGACACCATTGATTTTGACCTTTTTGGTAAAAATCTCGAAGTTCAGATAGAAGCGGGCATTACAGGTGCCATCGTGTCGGGTTCGCTGGGAGAAGCCAGCACGCTGACCAGAGCTGAAAAAATGGAACTGGTAAAATATGCTAAAAAAGTGGCTCCTGAGGGAATGCCGATCGTTTTGTGTATTGCAGAACAGTCGACCGCAGAAGCAGTTAGCTTTGCCAAAGAAGCGGAATCAGCGGGTGCGGACGGATTAATGGTACTGCCTCCGATGCGTTACAAAGCCGACGATGATGAGACTGTGGCTTACTTCACCACGATCGCACAAAGTACCAGCCTGCCGATGATGGTTTACAACAATCCCGTGGATTACAAGATCGAGGTAACGCTTGAAATGTTCGAAGAACTTGCCAAAGTGCCCAATATCGTTGCGATCAAGGAATCGACCAGAGATGTCAGCAATGTTACCCGTTTGTTCAACCGATTTGGCGACCGTTTCCGCATTTTCTGTGGTGTCGATACGCTGATCATGGAAGAGGTCATGCTTGGTGCTGACGGGGTTGTGGGCGGATTGGTTGATGCTTTCCCAAAAGAAACTGTTGCGATTTTTAATCTGGTAAAGGCCGGAAATTATAAGGAAGCGCTGGCGATCTACCGCTGGTACCTGCCGCTTCTGGAACTCGATATTCATCCAAAGCTGGTTCAGAATATCAAACTCGCTGCAGAAAGGGCGGGAATCGGTTCAGAATATGTGCGCGCTCCGCGGTTGGTATTGAAAGGTGCCGAAAGAGAAAGGGTACTCGCGATTATCGATAAAGCGATCGAAACGCAGCCCGTATTGCCGGATTACCTAAATTTGACTGCCGATGTTTCAGTTGCGTAA
- a CDS encoding NAD(P)/FAD-dependent oxidoreductase, whose product MTNSKGTALIIGGGIMGLASAYYLLKSGWEVTLLDKGDLSDNCSHGNAGMIVPSHFIPLAAPGMVAKGIKWMFDSRSPFYVKPSLDFSLISWGLKFMKAATPANVERAAPFLRDYHLLSKQLYEDIAAEEGLNFGLEKKGILMLYKSEKAGEEEIHVGKDAQKLELDVEMLSREQVQAIEPGLKLDVAGAVHYHCDAHLYPTALFNQLLKNIREKGARVVSNAEVTGYEIANGEVKAVNTLQGKYESDIVVMTGGTWLPQLAKLAGLSIPVMPGKGYSFMQPNTIHPIVHPALLIEARVAVTPMNGQVRFGGTMELAAVNDKINMNRVEGIVNAIPQYYPELNVAIPPRENIWYGFRPCSPDGLPYLGYSKKLKNLIVAGGHGMMGISLGPATGKVVAELANRNATSLNTVLYDPERYN is encoded by the coding sequence ATGACAAATAGCAAAGGAACCGCGTTGATCATTGGCGGTGGCATTATGGGATTGGCTTCGGCTTATTATCTGCTGAAAAGCGGGTGGGAAGTGACGTTGCTGGATAAGGGCGATCTGAGCGATAATTGTTCTCACGGCAATGCAGGTATGATCGTTCCGAGCCACTTTATCCCGCTGGCAGCACCCGGAATGGTGGCGAAAGGAATCAAGTGGATGTTCGATAGCCGCAGCCCGTTTTATGTAAAACCTTCTCTCGATTTTTCGCTGATTTCATGGGGACTGAAATTCATGAAAGCCGCGACGCCCGCCAATGTAGAACGTGCCGCGCCCTTTTTGAGGGACTACCATTTACTCAGTAAGCAATTGTATGAGGATATTGCCGCAGAAGAAGGGCTGAATTTTGGTCTTGAAAAAAAGGGTATTCTCATGCTTTATAAATCCGAAAAAGCAGGAGAAGAGGAAATCCATGTAGGGAAAGATGCGCAGAAGCTGGAGCTTGACGTGGAAATGCTCTCCAGAGAGCAGGTACAAGCCATTGAGCCTGGGTTAAAACTGGATGTGGCCGGGGCGGTACATTACCATTGCGACGCACATCTGTACCCGACTGCGCTGTTTAACCAGCTTTTGAAGAATATCAGGGAAAAAGGGGCGAGGGTTGTCTCAAATGCAGAGGTGACTGGTTATGAGATTGCAAACGGTGAAGTGAAAGCCGTCAATACTTTGCAGGGTAAATACGAATCGGATATTGTTGTGATGACGGGCGGTACCTGGCTGCCGCAGCTCGCGAAGCTGGCCGGACTCTCGATTCCGGTGATGCCGGGGAAGGGGTATTCATTCATGCAGCCTAATACAATCCATCCGATCGTGCATCCTGCATTGCTGATAGAGGCCCGCGTGGCGGTGACGCCGATGAACGGACAGGTTCGCTTCGGAGGAACGATGGAACTTGCAGCAGTCAACGACAAGATTAATATGAACCGGGTAGAAGGAATTGTGAACGCGATCCCGCAATATTACCCGGAATTGAATGTGGCTATTCCGCCCAGGGAAAACATCTGGTATGGTTTCCGCCCGTGCTCGCCCGACGGTTTGCCTTACCTTGGATATAGCAAAAAGCTTAAAAACCTGATCGTAGCGGGTGGTCACGGAATGATGGGGATCAGTCTTGGTCCGGCAACCGGGAAGGTTGTAGCCGAGCTGGCGAATCGAAATGCTACCTCTTTGAATACCGTTTTGTACGATCCGGAGAGATATAACTGA
- a CDS encoding 4-hydroxyproline epimerase codes for MRKTFFCIDAHTCGNPVRVVAGGGPLLEGNSMMERRLHFLQEFDWIRKGLMFEPRGHDMMSGSILYPPVDPANDIGVLYIETSGCLPMCGHGTIGTVTIAIQEGLVTPKVPGKLRLETPAGLVLVEYKQEGKRVTSVKLVNIKSFLAAENLTVECPDLGTLTVDVSYGGNFYAIVDPQENFSGLENYTADQLISWSRVLRKRLNEQYKFVHPESEHINGLSHILWSGAVIDSTSTARNAVFYGDKAIDRSPCGTGTSARMAQWHAKGKLKKGDKFIHESIIGSKFIGTVEDEVTIGDKPAIIPGIEGWAVVTGYNNIFIDDEEDPYAYGFQVI; via the coding sequence ATGCGTAAAACTTTTTTTTGTATCGATGCCCACACTTGTGGAAACCCGGTTCGGGTGGTGGCTGGGGGAGGTCCTTTGCTGGAAGGTAATAGCATGATGGAGCGCAGGCTTCATTTCCTGCAAGAATTTGACTGGATCCGAAAGGGACTGATGTTCGAACCGCGTGGCCACGATATGATGAGCGGGAGCATTCTGTACCCGCCTGTTGATCCAGCGAATGATATTGGTGTGTTATATATTGAAACCAGTGGCTGTCTGCCGATGTGCGGACACGGGACGATCGGTACCGTTACTATCGCGATCCAGGAAGGTTTGGTAACCCCGAAAGTACCAGGGAAGCTACGCCTGGAAACGCCTGCGGGGCTGGTTTTGGTCGAATATAAGCAAGAGGGCAAAAGGGTAACTTCTGTCAAGCTGGTTAATATTAAATCTTTTTTGGCAGCTGAAAACCTGACGGTTGAGTGCCCGGATCTGGGTACATTGACTGTGGATGTTTCTTACGGAGGCAACTTTTATGCGATCGTCGATCCACAGGAAAATTTCAGCGGACTTGAAAACTATACTGCCGATCAACTGATCAGCTGGTCACGCGTACTGCGCAAGCGCCTGAATGAACAATACAAATTTGTTCATCCTGAAAGCGAGCACATCAACGGCCTGAGCCACATACTTTGGTCTGGTGCAGTAATTGACTCAACATCTACTGCCAGAAATGCGGTATTTTATGGAGACAAAGCAATCGACCGTTCTCCATGCGGCACAGGTACCTCCGCCAGGATGGCCCAGTGGCACGCCAAAGGAAAGCTCAAAAAAGGAGATAAATTCATTCACGAAAGCATCATCGGCTCTAAATTCATCGGAACCGTTGAGGACGAAGTGACAATAGGCGACAAACCAGCTATCATCCCGGGAATCGAAGGCTGGGCCGTAGTGACAGGTTACAACAATATTTTCATCGATGACGAAGAAGACCCGTACGCGTATGGGTTTCAGGTTATTTGA
- a CDS encoding APC family permease: MSLKSTVESAEEKKSFKPSLGLMDATMLVAGSMIGSGIFIVSADITRNTGSVGWLMFVWLITGFMTLTAALSYGELSAMFPKAGGQYVYLKEAYNSLIGFLYGWSFFTVIQTATIAAVAVAFAKFTAYLLPMFSEDLVAIDLGFIKISPAQLLSLVLIVLLTFINTRGVNGGKIIQTTFTLTKLLSLLGLIVFGLLFMKPEIWAANWDSATMWDLHKLNIDGSIESYTTIAAFGAIAASMVGSIFSSDSWNNVTFIAGEIKNPQRNIGLSLALGTIIVTVIYVLTNVMYTGVLSLQEIASSDKDRVAVTASNVIFGNAGTIIIAVMIMISTFGCNNGLIMSGARVYYSMAKDGMFFKKVGTLNKNSVPEFGLWIQCVIACLWSLSGKYGNLLDMISFVVVVFYMLTIIGIFILRKKMPDVPRPYKAFGYPFLPIIYIIMGVAFCVLLIIYKPEYTWPGLIIVLLGIPVYYFIGKKDITTDNV, encoded by the coding sequence ATGTCTTTGAAAAGCACTGTCGAATCTGCTGAGGAAAAAAAATCATTCAAACCTTCACTAGGACTCATGGACGCGACAATGCTGGTCGCAGGGAGCATGATCGGGTCGGGTATTTTTATTGTGAGTGCAGATATTACCAGGAATACCGGCAGTGTGGGATGGCTGATGTTTGTGTGGCTGATTACGGGCTTCATGACATTGACTGCCGCATTAAGCTACGGCGAGCTGAGCGCCATGTTTCCCAAGGCGGGTGGGCAATATGTTTATTTAAAAGAAGCATATAATTCATTAATCGGCTTTCTGTACGGATGGAGCTTTTTTACGGTCATCCAAACTGCCACGATTGCAGCAGTTGCAGTGGCGTTTGCCAAATTCACGGCTTACCTGCTGCCGATGTTCAGCGAAGATCTGGTGGCGATAGATCTGGGTTTTATCAAGATTTCACCGGCGCAGTTACTGTCCCTGGTGCTCATTGTTTTACTGACGTTTATTAATACACGTGGTGTAAATGGCGGTAAAATCATCCAGACTACATTTACATTGACGAAATTATTAAGCCTGCTAGGCCTGATCGTTTTCGGCTTGCTTTTTATGAAACCGGAGATTTGGGCAGCAAACTGGGATTCAGCGACGATGTGGGACCTGCACAAACTGAATATCGACGGAAGTATCGAATCTTATACCACCATAGCCGCTTTCGGCGCAATTGCCGCCTCAATGGTAGGTTCTATTTTCAGCAGTGATTCGTGGAATAATGTAACTTTTATAGCGGGGGAGATAAAGAATCCGCAGCGAAATATCGGGCTCAGTCTGGCATTAGGTACTATCATCGTCACGGTCATTTATGTGCTCACCAATGTGATGTATACGGGTGTTTTGTCCCTGCAGGAAATTGCTTCTTCGGATAAAGACCGCGTAGCTGTTACGGCTTCCAATGTGATTTTCGGAAATGCCGGAACGATCATTATCGCGGTGATGATCATGATTTCGACCTTTGGTTGTAACAACGGGCTAATCATGTCCGGTGCGCGGGTGTATTATTCGATGGCCAAAGACGGTATGTTTTTCAAGAAAGTAGGAACGCTGAATAAGAACTCCGTACCTGAATTTGGGCTGTGGATCCAATGTGTGATCGCCTGTTTGTGGAGTCTGAGTGGAAAATACGGCAACCTCCTGGATATGATTTCTTTTGTGGTCGTGGTATTTTATATGCTGACCATCATCGGGATTTTTATATTAAGAAAGAAAATGCCTGATGTGCCTCGTCCGTATAAAGCATTCGGTTATCCCTTTCTGCCTATTATTTACATCATTATGGGTGTTGCATTCTGCGTGTTACTGATCATCTATAAACCTGAATATACCTGGCCTGGATTAATCATTGTACTGCTCGGCATTCCGGTTTATTACTTTATCGGGAAGAAAGATATTACTACGGATAACGTCTAA
- a CDS encoding aldehyde dehydrogenase (NADP(+)): protein MNISKGELDTLLQNVQNAFVTINTYPVSKRVALMRTIANEIEALGPELIETARAESNLPEARLTGEKGRTIFQWRSYADAVEKGYSLDASIDTANPDRTPPKPDIRKTNVALGPVAVFGASNFPFAFSTAGGDTASAIAAGCPVVVKAHPGHPKTSQIMADAISRGVEKSGFPAGTFSHVFCETNEEAQALISHPVIKAVGFTGSNRGGLALVEIANKRPEPIPVFAEMGSINPVFLFSGKLQTAAAELAKQYAGSLTLGVGQFCTNPGLVIAEQGAGLDQFTESLNEDILKALPAPMLNAGIAKGYTSNREKVIGLAGVQVLSAATTEAAEGQGAATVATVSGVDFLINDDLQTEVFGPFALIVKCKDANEVFAVTEKLHGQLTATLLATGDDLAANAELVALIQNKCGRIIFNNFPTGVEVCKSMHHGGPFPSSSNAQYTSVGPDAIKRFTRPLSFQNWPDEFLPEELQNANPLGIWRTVDNEVGNGAVGY from the coding sequence ATGAACATTTCAAAAGGAGAACTGGATACCCTGCTGCAAAACGTGCAGAACGCATTTGTAACCATCAATACTTATCCTGTTTCAAAACGGGTTGCACTGATGCGTACCATTGCCAATGAGATCGAAGCCCTCGGACCGGAACTGATAGAAACTGCCCGCGCAGAATCCAACCTGCCCGAAGCCCGGCTTACCGGCGAAAAGGGACGAACCATTTTTCAGTGGAGAAGCTATGCCGATGCAGTGGAAAAGGGTTACAGCCTGGATGCGAGTATCGATACAGCCAATCCCGACAGGACACCGCCAAAACCGGATATTCGTAAAACCAATGTTGCATTGGGCCCGGTAGCCGTTTTCGGCGCGAGTAATTTTCCTTTTGCATTTTCGACTGCCGGCGGAGATACCGCCAGTGCGATCGCAGCAGGTTGCCCGGTTGTCGTAAAGGCACACCCGGGACATCCCAAAACGTCCCAGATCATGGCCGACGCGATCAGTCGTGGTGTGGAGAAGAGCGGATTTCCAGCAGGTACTTTCTCGCATGTCTTTTGTGAAACCAACGAGGAGGCGCAGGCGCTGATCAGTCATCCTGTGATCAAGGCGGTCGGTTTTACGGGTTCAAACCGGGGTGGATTGGCTTTGGTGGAAATCGCCAACAAACGTCCCGAGCCTATTCCTGTTTTTGCTGAAATGGGCAGTATTAATCCGGTTTTTCTGTTCTCGGGGAAATTGCAGACTGCCGCAGCGGAACTGGCCAAACAATACGCAGGCTCCCTGACATTAGGCGTGGGACAGTTTTGTACCAATCCCGGCTTAGTGATCGCGGAGCAGGGAGCAGGACTTGATCAGTTTACCGAGAGTTTAAATGAAGATATATTAAAAGCATTGCCTGCACCCATGCTGAATGCGGGTATCGCGAAAGGCTATACAAGCAATCGCGAGAAGGTAATCGGATTGGCTGGCGTACAGGTATTGTCTGCCGCGACGACAGAGGCTGCGGAGGGACAGGGCGCTGCCACGGTAGCCACTGTTTCAGGCGTAGATTTTCTGATCAACGACGATCTTCAGACCGAAGTTTTCGGTCCGTTTGCGTTGATTGTGAAATGTAAAGATGCGAACGAAGTGTTTGCAGTAACCGAAAAACTGCACGGCCAGCTGACTGCTACATTGCTGGCAACTGGCGACGACCTGGCAGCAAATGCAGAGCTGGTTGCATTGATACAGAACAAATGCGGAAGGATCATTTTCAATAATTTCCCTACTGGCGTGGAAGTTTGCAAATCAATGCACCATGGCGGCCCCTTCCCATCTTCGAGCAACGCGCAATACACCTCAGTAGGCCCCGACGCAATCAAACGCTTCACCCGCCCACTCAGTTTCCAGAACTGGCCCGACGAATTTTTGCCGGAAGAACTGCAGAATGCCAATCCGCTGGGGATTTGGAGAACGGTGGATAATGAGGTGGGTAATGGGGCTGTTGGGTATTAG
- a CDS encoding DUF885 family protein, producing the protein MQQRFLSRLCVFLFLLIAARSHAQSQNSKYNLYEQTSETAGLVMRYNEDIQAVRSFYSPMLVRGRGFAAPSYVLNSPEQRKRLKEVDRDYLEQLAKMDFDAMSIYGKVDYTLLKRNIDDHLLGLEQEEKEYNSISKYIPFAEKIYALEKQRRRGNTLKGQQVAADLNDVLNELKASSESVKKLEEIDMPLANRAEEALKGLDERLKGVYEFYNGYDPMFTWWVPKPYQSLDSALNAYAKVLKGKGKLNTTQKEDKSGIKGVPIGRDELIRQLRVEMISYTPDELIELANKEFAWCDKELLKASQEMGFGNDWKKAQEKVKNSFVPEGEQPALIMKLYNDAKEFITRNKLYEYPEIADETWGMQMMSPERQLINPFFLGGRDIIISYPTNTMNQEDKLMSMRGNNPYFSRATVHHELVPGHHLQHYMRSRYKPYRREFGTPFWTEGWALYWELLLYDKGFAKTPEERIGMLFWRMHRCARITFSLNYHLGKWTPQECIDFLVDRVGHERANAEGEVRRSFQGNYSPLYQVAYLIGGLQILSLKNELVESGKMTYQQFHDAIMKENNMPIEMVRATLTNQPIKRDFKTQWKFYSFK; encoded by the coding sequence ATGCAGCAGCGTTTCCTCTCGCGACTTTGTGTCTTCCTGTTTCTGCTGATAGCTGCACGATCGCACGCACAAAGCCAAAATTCCAAATACAACCTCTACGAGCAAACCAGCGAAACAGCCGGGCTGGTCATGCGATACAACGAGGATATCCAGGCAGTTCGTTCTTTCTATTCACCTATGCTGGTGCGGGGACGCGGTTTCGCAGCTCCTTCTTATGTGCTGAACTCTCCGGAACAGCGGAAAAGATTGAAAGAAGTCGATAGAGATTATCTTGAGCAGTTAGCTAAGATGGATTTTGATGCAATGAGCATTTACGGTAAAGTCGACTATACCTTGCTGAAAAGAAATATCGACGACCATTTGCTGGGTTTGGAGCAGGAAGAGAAAGAATATAACTCGATCTCCAAATACATTCCTTTCGCCGAAAAAATTTACGCACTGGAAAAGCAGCGACGGAGAGGGAATACTTTGAAAGGGCAGCAGGTGGCAGCGGATTTGAATGATGTTTTAAATGAATTAAAGGCATCTTCCGAGTCTGTCAAAAAGCTGGAAGAGATAGATATGCCGCTTGCAAACCGCGCGGAAGAAGCTTTAAAAGGTTTGGATGAACGTTTGAAAGGTGTGTATGAATTTTATAACGGTTACGATCCGATGTTTACCTGGTGGGTGCCCAAACCTTATCAGTCTCTCGACAGCGCCCTTAATGCCTATGCGAAGGTTTTAAAAGGGAAAGGCAAACTTAACACCACTCAAAAAGAAGACAAAAGCGGGATCAAAGGTGTACCGATCGGTCGGGACGAGCTGATCCGGCAATTACGGGTGGAAATGATCAGTTATACACCGGACGAACTGATTGAGCTTGCCAATAAGGAATTCGCCTGGTGCGACAAGGAGCTGCTTAAAGCTTCACAGGAAATGGGTTTCGGAAATGACTGGAAAAAGGCGCAGGAAAAAGTGAAAAACAGCTTTGTGCCGGAAGGCGAACAGCCTGCCCTGATCATGAAGCTTTACAACGACGCGAAGGAATTTATCACCAGAAATAAGCTTTACGAATACCCCGAAATTGCCGACGAAACCTGGGGAATGCAAATGATGTCACCCGAGCGCCAGCTGATCAATCCGTTCTTTTTGGGAGGCAGGGATATTATCATTTCCTATCCTACCAATACCATGAACCAGGAGGATAAGCTGATGAGTATGAGAGGGAACAATCCCTATTTCTCCCGTGCCACGGTTCACCACGAGCTGGTTCCCGGCCACCATTTGCAGCATTATATGCGCAGCCGGTACAAGCCTTACCGCCGCGAGTTTGGTACCCCATTCTGGACCGAAGGCTGGGCGCTTTATTGGGAGTTGCTGCTTTATGACAAAGGCTTTGCCAAAACCCCCGAAGAGCGGATCGGTATGCTTTTCTGGCGCATGCACCGCTGCGCACGGATAACTTTCTCATTAAACTATCATTTAGGCAAATGGACGCCGCAGGAATGTATTGATTTTCTGGTTGACAGGGTAGGCCACGAGCGGGCCAATGCCGAGGGCGAAGTACGCCGCTCTTTTCAGGGAAATTACAGCCCGCTGTACCAGGTCGCGTATCTGATCGGTGGTTTGCAGATTCTGAGTCTTAAAAATGAACTCGTCGAAAGTGGTAAAATGACCTATCAGCAGTTTCACGATGCCATTATGAAGGAGAATAATATGCCGATCGAAATGGTCAGGGCAACGCTGACTAACCAGCCGATCAAGCGGGACTTCAAAACCCAGTGGAAGTTTTATAGTTTCAAATAA